Within the Solwaraspora sp. WMMA2056 genome, the region GGTCGAGCATGCGCTCCGGCGCTTCATGCAGCTCGGTTCGGTCGGCGGCGTCGACGACCGCGACCCCGAGCCGGGCCCGCTGCGGGTCGGCTGAGGCCGACCCGGCTCACAGTTCCCGCACCCGGCGGGTCAGCACGACCGAGATCGCCGCGAACAGGACGACGGCGACGGCCAGCATGCCGAGCGCGGTCGGCCACATCGCCTGCCAGCCGAACAGCGCACCACTACGCAGGCAGGAGATTCCGTAGGTCACCGGGTTCACCACCGACAGCCACCGGAGCACCTCCGGCATCTGCTCCACCGGGTAGAACGACGGGCTGGAGAAGAGCAGGAACGGACCGAGCACGTTGATCAGCACCATGAACCGCTGAAAGTCGCGAACGAGTGACGCGAACAGCAGATAGAGGCCGTTGAACGTCAGCGACACCACGACCGTACCCGCCCCGAGGGCGGCCCAGTTGGCCAACGGCCAGCCCAGGTCGAACAACAGCACCCCGACGAGCAGGGCGGCCACGCTCTGCGCGATCACCAGACCGGTGGTGGCGAGGATCTTCCCCGCGATGTAGCCCGCCCGGCTCATCGGATAGGACCACAGCTCGACCGCCATCCCGCCCATCTCCTCCTGGAACAGGGAGGTCCCGGTGGTCGTGGTCGCGGCGAGCATCGACGACAGCATGATCGCGGGGATGGCGAACTCGGCGTACCCGACGCTGATCCCCTGGTACGTGACGCTGCCGACCAGTTTCGTCAGCGACGTGGCGAACAGCAGCAGGTAGATGGCGGTCGGCAGCACCGCCAGCAACAGGTTGGTGCGGTTGCGGGTCAACAGCAGGAACTCGCGGTAGACGATCGCCCGCAGACCGCTGCGGCCCCGCAGCCGCACCCGGTCGGCCCGGCGGGCGGACGGCGCGACCTGGGGCGTCCCGCCTCGGGTGGGCGCGACCAGCACCGATCCGGTCGACGGTGTCGTGGCGTTCACGCGGTCACACCTTCCCGGCCCTGATCCACCAGGGCGACGTAGGCATCTTCGAGTGACGGGGTACGGAACTCGATCGTGGCGCCCCGTACCGCAGCGCCTCGAACGAGGTCGATCACGCTGGGCAGATGGTCGTCGGCCCCAGCGGCATCGAGGGTGAAGGCGGCCTCGTCGGCGGCGGTGACGCGGGCCGCCGGGAGCAGTGCCTGCAGCCGGTCACGATCCTCCACGTCCGGTAGCCGCACCAGAACCGACTGTTCGCCGTACCTGGCGACCAGCGTGGCGGGCGCGTCGTCAGCGGACAGTCTCCCCCGGTCGATGATCAGCACCCGGGAGCAGTTCCGTTCGATCTCCTCGATGTAGTGACTGGTCCAGATGATCGTGGTGCCGTGTTCGACGTTCAGCTTCGCGATCAGTTCCCACATCTGCCGCCGCCCCTGGACGTCGAGCCCGGCGGAGGGCTCGTCGAGGATCAGCAGGCTCGGCACGGTGAGCAACGCCCGGACCAGTTGCAGGCGACGCCGCTGCCCGCCGGAGAGGGTGAACGCCAGTTGCCCGGCGACCTCCTGCAGGTCGAACAGGGACAGCATCTCGTCGACCCGGCGCCGCACGTCACGCCAGCGCAGCCCGCGGAACGCCGCCGCGATCCTTACCTGGTCGATCGCGGGCAGCATGTTGTCCATCGGTCCCGACTGGTGCACGGCGGCGATCGCCTGCTTCACCGTGGCCGCGTCGGCGATCGGGTCCCCACCGCACACCGTCAGCGCACCCGCCGACCGGGACGTGATGCCGCACATGAGTTTCACCAGGGTCGTCTTACCGGCCCCGTTCGGGCCGAGCAGGCCGATCACCTCTCCCTGGTCGAGGGTGAACGAGACGTCGGACAGCGCCGGACGGGACATGGCCTGGTACTTCTTCGTCAGTCCGGCGGCAACGACGATCGCGGTCATCAGCTGCCTCCACCAGTGGTTTGGACCGGGACCGGGACCACCGCCCGGAGCACGGCCGAAAGCGCGGCCAGTGGGGAAACGCGGACCCGGGGCGGTCCGCAGCGCACCCGTACCTCGGCCAGTTCCGGCGGGATGAGGTACCCGGGAAGATCGTCGTCGAGCTGGCCGAAGGAACCACCGACGACGATCTGTGTACCGGGGGGCAGCGGCCCGTCGACGACCTCGCCGACGGCGTGTACCGCGTGCTCGGTGACCCCGACGCAGGGCCGGTCCGCCAACTCCGCCCGCAGCTCGGCCAGGACCACGGCGTCCACTCCGATGCCGTACGCCGGTCTGACACGCACCCGCCAGCCGGCCGGCAGGCCCGACGGCGGCCCGGTCGACGGATCGTCGGTGATGATCCAGACGGTCACCGGCAGGTCGACGGCGGCGGCCGGCGGCACGGCCCGGCCGGCGGGCGGCCACCGGCGGGGCGCGGGGCGGGCGACGATCCCGGGGACGACACCGACGACATCCGCCATCGGCATCGGCGGGTCGAACAGGTCGCGGCTGTCGCCCGCCGTCGTCACCCAGTCGTCGACGAGCGCATGTACGCGGTGCAGCACCAGTTGGTCGCGGTAGCGCACCGCCACGACGTCACCGGGGCGTAGCCCGCTGTCGGGGACAGGGTGGACCTGGACCCGCTCGCCCGGCTGGAGCGTGGGATGCATGCTCCGGCCGTCGACCGGCACGGTGACGCGGCCGAACTTCCGTAGCCCCTGTGCGATCAGGTCGATCGGGACGATGCTGGCCGGCTCAGGAGCCGGCGGCGGAGGGGTCCGGGCCGGATGGCTCGACGCGGATGAGGCCCTGCGCTGCGAGCTGCTCGATGAACCGACCAGTGTCGTCGGCGATGAGGCCGCGTTGGTTGTCATCCTCTGCTCCGAATTCCTCGGCGAGACCGGCCACGATGGCATCCTCGTCGCCGGTCTGGACCAGCTGTCGCCAGATGGCCGCCGCAGTGGCGTTGAGGGTCTGGAACTCTCCAGCTGTGGTGTCGTAGATCTGGATCTCGTCCGGCGAATCGACCCAGACGACGCTGGGACTGACCACCCACCCCATCACGACCTCCGGACAGCGGTGACCGGCAGTTGTCGCCGGTGTGCGGGTTGCGGCTGGGACGTGGCGCCGGCTGACGGGGCGAGCAGCGCGGCTTCCTTCTTCCAGTCCTCGTAGACCGGGTGCACGCTGCCGGTAGCGATCATCAGTGGCAGGAACGCCTCGTCCTCGTTGCTCAGTACGGTCTCGCGGCCGGCGCCGGCCGCGACCCACATCGAAGTGATCATCTGATGTCGCAACACCCGGCACAGCGCTCGCGAGTTGCGCTTCAGGTCACCGGTCGCTGCCATGTGGTACGCCCGGCAGCCGCCCGCGCAGGCCCCACGGATGTAGCAGCGACGACAGTCGGCGAGATTGTCGCCGGCAAAGACGGCGCTCGTGCGCAGATCAGCGAGCATCGGCGACCCGAACAGTTCCCGTAGCCCGGTGCTGCGGATGTTGCCTACCTTGTGGTGGCGTTCGGTGACGAGCTTGCACGGGTACACGTCGCCGAGCGAGTTGACGTAGATCTCGTTGCCGCCGATACCGCAGTTGATTTTCGTGTCGCACGATCGCTGTCCGAGCGGACCGTCGGGCAAGAGGTTCTGTGCCCGCGGATCGGTCCAGACGAACCGGTGTGCGGTCTGGTAGCCGGACCAACCGAACGACGAGTCGTCGGTCGCTCCCCTACCGAGACCGCTGTGATGCATCAGGCGTACGTGCGCGACGTCGATGTCCGCGAAAAGGACGGACAGGTCAGCGAGTTCGCCGACGTTGTCCTCAGAGACCACATGATTGATCATTGGGCGCACACCGAAGGTGTTGAGCATCCGCAGGGCGTCGACGGTCTTGGCGAAGGTCCCCACGCCCCGGGTCCGCTCGTGGGTCTTCGCCGTTCCCCCGTCGATGCTGACGGTCACTCCGGCGAACGTTTCCGCGACCCGCCGGGCCGTCTCAGGTTTGCGGATGAGCGTCGCGTTGGTAATGATGTTCGCCTGCATTCCGAGTTCCCGGACCCGGCCGGCGACCTCGAAGAGGTCCCGACGCAACATCGGCTCGCCACCGGTGAAGATGATCGTCCTGGCACCCATGTCCGCAGACTGTTCGACCAGTTCAAGCGACTCCCGGGTGTCCAGTTCGCCCGGCAGCCGCTTCTCGGAGGAGGCATAGCAGTACGGGCAGCGCAGATTGCACCCATCGGTGATCGCGTAGTAGACAAGTTTCAGCGGAGCGTCGACTTGCCGCAGCTCAGGCCGCTGGCCGGGCAGATAGACCAGCCGCGCCATCACCAACCTGGCGAGGAGACGCTCGGTTCGATCCGGCTCATCCCCGCCAACTGGGAGGTCGTTCGCCAACCGCCGCAGTACCTCGATCTCGAATTCGTCCAGGATCTGCCAGGCACCTATCTCAGGGTTGACGACGAGATTGCGACCACCGTCCCGAAAATAGACAAGATCCGCCGGAACCGAGTCGGACGACAGGAACCCGACAAGCATGATCACCACCTTTTGAGAGCGGAAGCGGTCGGGCGGTTCCGACACTTGCGACTACCGCCCGACCGCACCCTTTTACCAGCACTCTTCTGCCAGCACTCGTCGTCTCGCGGAGAAACTGATTCTCCGCGAATCGGTGCCAGCCGGTCTTAGCGTCCGGATCCCGCGCCGGCCCCAGCACCACCGCTGCAACCACAGGCGCACACGCCTGGCAGCGCCATCGCGGCCGCGAAGTCCGTCGGACGGATTTCAGGCTTGACCCACTTTGCCATTACACACCCCCTTGGGCGTCAGCAACTGCATTGACATGACGCGGGCCGTGATCACAAGTCTCGCGATTGACCAATGTTAACATTGGGGCAACCACTACACCACGATAAGTTTTTGTTGATTATTTGCATTCACATCAATAACTTTTATGCCACTCGCCAGACGTAGACGACCATCGTGGTAATCTCGGCCTCCATCCCAATTCGCCATCTATCCCCAGGGGACGGCCGGGCAGCCCTGCGACAACCTGCGGCTCACCACCGGAAGGTTGGCGTCGCCGGGGCAGGTGCCGGATCATGACGGACATGACGGCGGCGGTGTCGACCGGAGCGGGCCTTCGGCGAGGCACCGTACTGCTGCTGCGCTTCGCCTGGATCGAGGCGAAATCGTGCGGTTTCGCGGTCGCCGTCTTCACCTGCCTGGCGGTGACGTCGGTGGTTCCACTGCCGATCCCCCGGTACGACGCCCTGCTGATCTGCATGATCGTGGTGACGGCCGTACTGTGGCGCATCGGCTGGGAAACCGGCCGGGAGGTCGCCGTCATCGCCGGATTCCACCTGGTCGGGCTGGCCCTGGAACTGTTCAAGGTGCGGGTCGGCTCCTGGTCGTACCCCGAGGAGGCATTGACCAGGGTCGCCGGAGTGCCGCTCTACTCCGGGTTCATGTACGCGGCGGTCGGCTCGTACATCTGTCAGGCATGGCGTCGCCTGGACCTGCGGGTGACCGGCTACCGGCCGGTTGCGCTGGCCGTGCTCGCCGTCGCCGTGTACGCCAATTTCTTCACCCACCACTTTCTGCCCGACGTGCGCTGGATCCTCGCCGCGCTGCTGCTGGTCGTGCTGCGGCGTACCTGGGTGCACTTCACCGTCGACGACGCCCGGCTACGGATGCCGCTGGCGCTGGCGTTCGTGCTGACCGGCTTCTTCCTCTGGGTGGCGGAGAACGTCGCCACGTTTCTCGGGGCCTGGACCTACCCGGACCAGGAGCACGTCTGGACGTTCGTGCACGCCAGCAAGTTCGGCTCCTGGTCGCTGCTGGTCACCCTGTCGTTCGTCCTGGTCGCGACGGTGAAGGCGACCGAGGGGCGGCTGTACGGCGACCGCCCCCGGCCCAGCGTCGTCACGTCATCGGGCTGACCGGCGTCCGGGCGTCCGGGCGGGTTTCAGCGGCACAGCGGCAGCCCCAGGCCGCCCCGGTCGGCGCTGCGGATCCAGACCTCCGACAGGAAGCCGGTACGCCCGTCCGGCCAGCGGATCTTGTACCAGAGGTTCGACGTGTCGAGGTACGGGTTGGCGTCGTCGGCCGGGTCACCGAGGTTTCCGTTGGTGAGCTGCTGGCCGGTCGTCTGACAGATCGCGTTGAGTTTCGCGCCGCTGTGCAGCTGCGTCTGCTCCAGGGCGCACGGCTGCCCGCAGTTGGCCGGCTCCGAGGTGAGGTACGCCGACACGTCCTCGCGCATCAGGTTGCCGGCGGTGACCCGGTTGTCGACGACCACCGGCGCGCCTTCCGAGATCCCCTGGGTGACATCCGAGGT harbors:
- a CDS encoding ABC transporter permease; translated protein: MNATTPSTGSVLVAPTRGGTPQVAPSARRADRVRLRGRSGLRAIVYREFLLLTRNRTNLLLAVLPTAIYLLLFATSLTKLVGSVTYQGISVGYAEFAIPAIMLSSMLAATTTTGTSLFQEEMGGMAVELWSYPMSRAGYIAGKILATTGLVIAQSVAALLVGVLLFDLGWPLANWAALGAGTVVVSLTFNGLYLLFASLVRDFQRFMVLINVLGPFLLFSSPSFYPVEQMPEVLRWLSVVNPVTYGISCLRSGALFGWQAMWPTALGMLAVAVVLFAAISVVLTRRVREL
- a CDS encoding ABC transporter ATP-binding protein, encoding MTAIVVAAGLTKKYQAMSRPALSDVSFTLDQGEVIGLLGPNGAGKTTLVKLMCGITSRSAGALTVCGGDPIADAATVKQAIAAVHQSGPMDNMLPAIDQVRIAAAFRGLRWRDVRRRVDEMLSLFDLQEVAGQLAFTLSGGQRRRLQLVRALLTVPSLLILDEPSAGLDVQGRRQMWELIAKLNVEHGTTIIWTSHYIEEIERNCSRVLIIDRGRLSADDAPATLVARYGEQSVLVRLPDVEDRDRLQALLPAARVTAADEAAFTLDAAGADDHLPSVIDLVRGAAVRGATIEFRTPSLEDAYVALVDQGREGVTA
- a CDS encoding S24/S26 family peptidase, which codes for MHPTLQPGERVQVHPVPDSGLRPGDVVAVRYRDQLVLHRVHALVDDWVTTAGDSRDLFDPPMPMADVVGVVPGIVARPAPRRWPPAGRAVPPAAAVDLPVTVWIITDDPSTGPPSGLPAGWRVRVRPAYGIGVDAVVLAELRAELADRPCVGVTEHAVHAVGEVVDGPLPPGTQIVVGGSFGQLDDDLPGYLIPPELAEVRVRCGPPRVRVSPLAALSAVLRAVVPVPVQTTGGGS
- a CDS encoding PqqD family protein, giving the protein MGWVVSPSVVWVDSPDEIQIYDTTAGEFQTLNATAAAIWRQLVQTGDEDAIVAGLAEEFGAEDDNQRGLIADDTGRFIEQLAAQGLIRVEPSGPDPSAAGS
- the stsB gene encoding StsB family radical SAM/SPASM domain sactipeptide maturase is translated as MLVGFLSSDSVPADLVYFRDGGRNLVVNPEIGAWQILDEFEIEVLRRLANDLPVGGDEPDRTERLLARLVMARLVYLPGQRPELRQVDAPLKLVYYAITDGCNLRCPYCYASSEKRLPGELDTRESLELVEQSADMGARTIIFTGGEPMLRRDLFEVAGRVRELGMQANIITNATLIRKPETARRVAETFAGVTVSIDGGTAKTHERTRGVGTFAKTVDALRMLNTFGVRPMINHVVSEDNVGELADLSVLFADIDVAHVRLMHHSGLGRGATDDSSFGWSGYQTAHRFVWTDPRAQNLLPDGPLGQRSCDTKINCGIGGNEIYVNSLGDVYPCKLVTERHHKVGNIRSTGLRELFGSPMLADLRTSAVFAGDNLADCRRCYIRGACAGGCRAYHMAATGDLKRNSRALCRVLRHQMITSMWVAAGAGRETVLSNEDEAFLPLMIATGSVHPVYEDWKKEAALLAPSAGATSQPQPAHRRQLPVTAVRRS
- the stsA gene encoding StsA family sactipeptide RiPP gives rise to the protein MAKWVKPEIRPTDFAAAMALPGVCACGCSGGAGAGAGSGR
- a CDS encoding DUF817 domain-containing protein → MTDMTAAVSTGAGLRRGTVLLLRFAWIEAKSCGFAVAVFTCLAVTSVVPLPIPRYDALLICMIVVTAVLWRIGWETGREVAVIAGFHLVGLALELFKVRVGSWSYPEEALTRVAGVPLYSGFMYAAVGSYICQAWRRLDLRVTGYRPVALAVLAVAVYANFFTHHFLPDVRWILAALLLVVLRRTWVHFTVDDARLRMPLALAFVLTGFFLWVAENVATFLGAWTYPDQEHVWTFVHASKFGSWSLLVTLSFVLVATVKATEGRLYGDRPRPSVVTSSG